Genomic window (Staphylococcus debuckii):
TATAACAAAGTGAGCTAATTTTTAAAGAATAATAGGAGTTGAAGAGCCATGAAAAAAGTAATTGCAGCAACCGGCGTAACCTTGACGTTAGCACTTGGTACAAGTGTCCTTCCAACAAACGCACATGCAGCAACACAACCTTATTATAATTACACTGGCTATACGAGCTATGATTCAAAATTTTTAATTGATCCAGATTTTGTGAATGCGTTGAAATATAACAATGTGACATTCAATGGTTATCAATTTTCTTCGCAAAAAGAATATAACTCAAGCCCAATGAAGGGTGTTAAAGTGTATGATCAAACTATTGGTATTAATCAACAGACTAATAAAGTAGTGCAAATTTCTTTCGCACTTAAACAAGGACAAGTCAGTAAACAAGATGTTATAGATGCGTATGGACCAGATTATATATTTTCAGGTGAAAAAGGTTCTAATGATACAGGCCTTATGGAGTATCAATTAAATGGAAGTACAATCAGCATTGATTTTTATAAAGGCACAGCCACTTCTGGAACGATTGTAGGATGGGAAATGAATAATAAGTAAACCATTAGTATCATATAATAAGATGATTTTTTAATATAAACAGGAGTTGAAAAGCCATGAAAAAAGTAATTGCAGCAACCGGCGTAACCTTAACTTTGGCACTTGGTACGAGCGTCCTTCCAGCAAACAACGATGCAGGCAATGAAGCACATGCAGCAACACAACCTTATTATAATTACACTGGCTATACAGCGTATGATACAAGTTTTGTTCTAGACTCGAATTTTGTGAGAGCTTTACAGCATGGTAACGTTACTTTGAATGGGTATAAGATTCAAGGAGAACATCAAGCAACCAATAATGATAATGATAATAATGAATCTGTAAAGGTTTATGACCAGAAAATGATTATTAATCCTAAAACAAATAGAGCTATTACCGCAGCATTTCCAGCTAAATCAGGACAAATTAGTAAACAAGATGTTATTAATGCATATGGCTCAAATTATAACTTTGTAAAACACTATCCAAATGATCCGGACAACACTGGAATAATGAAGTATGAATTTGATGGCAGCACAGTTAATTTTAACTTTACAAATGGTTATTTAACTAGCGTTGGTATTAATGGCGGTGTGTTAACTTCGCTATAGCATTAAAGATATGAGAACAATATTGTATTCTATTTATAACCAGTCGGTATCACAAATAGAATGAAGCAATATAGAGGAACAAGGAAGGATGGTTTTCCCTTCCTTGTTTTTCTGTTTTCTAATAAAAAAGACAAAATATCCATCTCAATGAGTAGAGTAATATAATCTTGTCAAAATTGACCTGTAGTTCTATTTTTGCTTTTCAATAAAGATATGCACTAACTATAACTTTATCTTCTAAATACCAGAGAAATGTATATGTGATATTGCAATCCTATATATATGGAACAA
Coding sequences:
- the isaB gene encoding immunodominant staphylococcal antigen IsaB family protein; this translates as MKKVIAATGVTLTLALGTSVLPTNAHAATQPYYNYTGYTSYDSKFLIDPDFVNALKYNNVTFNGYQFSSQKEYNSSPMKGVKVYDQTIGINQQTNKVVQISFALKQGQVSKQDVIDAYGPDYIFSGEKGSNDTGLMEYQLNGSTISIDFYKGTATSGTIVGWEMNNK
- the isaB gene encoding immunodominant staphylococcal antigen IsaB family protein — its product is MKKVIAATGVTLTLALGTSVLPANNDAGNEAHAATQPYYNYTGYTAYDTSFVLDSNFVRALQHGNVTLNGYKIQGEHQATNNDNDNNESVKVYDQKMIINPKTNRAITAAFPAKSGQISKQDVINAYGSNYNFVKHYPNDPDNTGIMKYEFDGSTVNFNFTNGYLTSVGINGGVLTSL